From Nitrosopumilus zosterae, the proteins below share one genomic window:
- a CDS encoding PHP-associated domain-containing protein has translation MKLPINAELHCHNSFSNFHVGDKEPPYDCNISIRDQLERSYNLGLNAIFVTNHNTLDGYHQLLEYKNDHEKFKNIDVFPAEEITIDNGAHVLAYGLYDEIPVGLSLDDVIDKVRDQGGVSSAPHPFSLLDALRDNAKKCDMVEVFNSNNIDILSNARATQFALDNDMIQVAGSDSHVISTLGRCVNVIDSENNLDDILQAMKKGKISISQTGYALQSETLDHLKYKINNSKDYLIDYISEHYPNSKWLLTLLLRIYDSNQNSHMWSLFYNIAIYLMRRISQKINFQNHDPGFMKDRNLATMFKMAL, from the coding sequence TTGAAATTGCCCATTAACGCTGAATTACACTGCCATAATTCATTTTCAAATTTTCATGTTGGTGACAAAGAACCTCCATATGATTGTAATATATCAATACGGGATCAACTTGAGCGTTCATATAATTTAGGATTAAATGCAATTTTTGTAACAAACCACAATACTCTAGATGGGTATCATCAATTACTGGAATACAAAAATGATCATGAAAAATTCAAAAACATAGATGTTTTTCCGGCAGAAGAGATCACAATTGATAATGGGGCACATGTTTTGGCCTATGGGCTTTATGATGAAATTCCTGTAGGCCTTTCTCTTGATGACGTAATTGATAAAGTCCGGGATCAGGGAGGAGTTTCATCTGCACCTCATCCCTTCAGTCTACTTGACGCATTACGTGACAATGCAAAAAAATGTGATATGGTTGAAGTTTTCAATAGTAACAATATTGACATACTATCCAATGCTAGAGCAACTCAATTTGCATTAGACAATGATATGATTCAAGTTGCAGGAAGTGACTCCCATGTAATATCCACACTTGGAAGATGTGTGAATGTAATTGATTCGGAAAATAACCTTGATGATATTTTACAAGCGATGAAAAAAGGGAAAATCAGCATATCTCAAACAGGCTATGCATTACAATCTGAAACACTAGACCATCTAAAATACAAAATTAATAATTCTAAGGATTACTTGATTGATTACATTTCTGAACACTACCCAAATTCAAAATGGCTCTTGACATTATTGCTAAGAATCTATGATTCAAACCAAAACAGTCACATGTGGTCTTTATTTTACAACATTGCAATCTATCTGATGAGACGAATCTCACAAAAAATTAATTTTCAAAACCATGATCCTGGTTTTATGAAAGACCGAAATCTGGCCACCATGTTCAAAATGGCATTATGA
- the serB gene encoding phosphoserine phosphatase SerB — MLAIFDVEGVLYDEEYLPLLAEKLHKEDEIWEITKQGIQGKINWEEGLRTRVGALKGLDQKMCQEVADALPIMTGAKELCRVLKAAGWKLMAVSGGFTLMMDRLQKELGLDYVFSNELLFKDGKLDGVIINVDSDKSKSAKIKIEEWGEKREDIVCVVDGANDVKLFDICGLGIAYRAQDIVKDLATTTLEEKDLSKVLDIINKHYKIQLETVSPA; from the coding sequence TTGCTTGCAATTTTTGATGTTGAAGGTGTTTTATATGATGAAGAATACCTTCCACTCCTCGCAGAAAAACTCCACAAAGAAGATGAGATTTGGGAAATTACCAAACAAGGAATTCAAGGCAAAATTAACTGGGAAGAAGGTTTGAGAACAAGAGTTGGCGCTCTTAAAGGTCTTGATCAAAAAATGTGTCAGGAAGTTGCTGATGCATTACCAATAATGACTGGTGCAAAAGAACTGTGCAGAGTCTTAAAAGCTGCTGGTTGGAAACTCATGGCAGTTTCAGGTGGATTCACTTTGATGATGGATAGATTACAAAAAGAACTGGGTCTTGATTATGTCTTTTCTAATGAATTATTATTTAAAGACGGAAAACTTGATGGCGTGATTATTAATGTTGATTCTGATAAATCCAAATCTGCTAAAATAAAAATTGAAGAATGGGGTGAAAAAAGGGAAGACATAGTTTGTGTTGTAGATGGAGCAAATGATGTAAAATTATTTGATATCTGCGGTTTAGGAATTGCTTATAGGGCTCAGGATATAGTCAAAGATTTAGCTACTACTACTTTGGAAGAAAAAGATCTTTCTAAAGTTCTAGATATTATTAACAAACACTACAAGATACAACTGGAAACAGTCTCTCCTGCCTAA
- a CDS encoding DUF6775 family putative metallopeptidase yields MRISKIILYDEPTVLEIQLEKLEKFLRDTFPIQIEIRDNFFRNLNDEIYKKIASTRIFDIKKPFQKHNASMEDILIEKENTDTSEKEEMALYDGIELHKIISEQIPKEENNIDILNIVFTNKLTCTFDENDFRYHARALIGSNPTIISTTGIIEAPAKPKQYYLDLMTDFSKEGIDTIKKKYEGEFLEYHDSRISEAIEGYLLQAIMYYETGEAFCTDKECRLYNAHWQKELISTQLKNKKFCDKHKEILKKLT; encoded by the coding sequence TTGAGAATTTCCAAAATTATTCTATACGATGAACCAACAGTTTTAGAAATTCAATTAGAAAAATTAGAGAAATTTCTTAGAGATACATTTCCAATACAAATAGAAATCAGGGATAACTTTTTCAGAAATTTAAATGATGAAATATACAAAAAGATTGCCAGTACAAGAATTTTTGACATAAAAAAACCATTTCAAAAACACAATGCATCTATGGAAGACATCTTAATTGAAAAAGAAAACACAGACACGTCTGAAAAAGAAGAAATGGCATTATATGACGGGATCGAACTTCATAAAATCATTTCAGAACAAATTCCAAAAGAAGAAAATAACATAGATATTCTGAATATCGTTTTCACAAACAAACTAACATGCACATTTGATGAAAATGACTTTAGGTATCATGCCAGAGCATTGATTGGCTCTAACCCAACAATTATTTCAACTACAGGAATAATAGAAGCGCCTGCAAAGCCAAAGCAATATTATCTTGATTTAATGACAGATTTTTCAAAGGAAGGAATTGACACAATCAAGAAAAAATACGAGGGAGAGTTTTTAGAGTATCACGATTCTCGAATATCAGAAGCTATTGAAGGATATCTTCTACAAGCCATCATGTATTATGAAACGGGTGAAGCATTTTGTACAGATAAAGAGTGCAGGTTGTATAATGCGCATTGGCAAAAAGAATTAATTTCGACTCAATTAAAAAATAAAAAATTTTGTGACAAACATAAAGAAATTCTAAAGAAATTAACTTAA
- a CDS encoding universal stress protein, producing MALDVAKKYQSKVTLLTCIEGDAWHHKYYDSRADNELIKKQSKVAKKYVEKLESLAEKNNVVAKSVIITSKSVVNDIVTFAKTRKHDLIVIGSHGRTGFDKVLLGSVANGVSQKTRCPVLIVK from the coding sequence ATGGCATTGGATGTAGCAAAAAAATATCAATCCAAAGTAACTTTGTTAACCTGCATTGAAGGGGATGCTTGGCATCACAAATATTATGATTCAAGAGCAGATAATGAATTAATTAAAAAACAAAGTAAGGTTGCCAAAAAATATGTTGAAAAACTAGAATCACTTGCTGAAAAAAATAATGTTGTTGCTAAATCTGTAATTATTACTTCAAAATCCGTGGTTAATGACATTGTGACTTTTGCCAAAACGCGAAAACATGATCTAATTGTTATTGGTTCTCATGGAAGAACTGGTTTTGATAAAGTTCTCTTGGGAAGTGTTGCAAATGGCGTGTCTCAGAAAACCCGTTGCCCGGTTTTGATTGTAAAATAA
- a CDS encoding Fic family protein — protein MVNYEIFSPDAIKNISLINKHVVEKRPESFGVDDPSIITKIFERVNQYFHIPDKKIRVIKRASHLLAGIVFEQPFKNGNKSTAFIVTQHYLKINGFVFSVDISDDELIQLLESVSPLFLNEDQYNIAFSTVEEFLIRITN, from the coding sequence ATGGTCAATTATGAAATATTTTCACCAGACGCAATCAAAAATATTTCTTTAATCAATAAGCATGTTGTAGAAAAAAGACCTGAATCCTTTGGAGTTGATGATCCTAGCATCATCACAAAAATTTTTGAAAGGGTTAACCAATATTTTCATATCCCGGACAAAAAAATTCGAGTGATTAAAAGGGCATCTCATCTTTTAGCAGGAATTGTGTTTGAACAGCCATTCAAAAATGGAAATAAATCTACTGCGTTTATTGTAACACAACACTATCTGAAGATTAACGGATTTGTTTTTTCAGTCGATATTTCTGATGATGAATTAATCCAACTTTTAGAATCTGTTAGTCCTTTGTTTCTCAACGAGGATCAATACAATATTGCATTCTCTACAGTTGAAGAATTCTTAATTAGAATTACAAATTAG
- a CDS encoding malate dehydrogenase — MISIIGSGRVGSSIAFLCASNALDDVLLINRNKDKAIGESLDITNAIPQTSEFSIHGTDDFSKLTDSDIVVIAASTGIYSKDRSENMVSQINMIKDIAEKIKRYCPSTVVLVVSNPLDVLTYFFQKESGFSRFKVIGIASSLDSSRFRYLISEKLSIPNSSILDALVLGEHGDSMVPIFSKVRVNGTSLSSMLDDDEKSVISNKVKNYWLELRKFKSRSQFGIAKNTFDVIEAIVNKKELSFPASVVLDGEYGQSNVAMGVPVRINGHGLFEIEQIELDESETEQLANSSKKIQNQINSVLS, encoded by the coding sequence TTGATTTCAATTATTGGAAGCGGTCGCGTTGGTTCATCTATTGCGTTTCTTTGTGCATCTAATGCGCTTGATGATGTTTTACTAATCAATCGCAACAAAGACAAAGCCATTGGAGAATCTTTGGATATTACAAATGCTATCCCACAAACTTCTGAATTCTCTATTCATGGAACCGATGATTTTTCTAAATTAACTGATTCTGATATTGTTGTAATCGCTGCAAGCACAGGGATTTATTCAAAAGACAGATCAGAGAACATGGTTTCACAAATAAACATGATTAAAGACATCGCGGAAAAAATTAAAAGATATTGTCCGTCTACAGTTGTTCTGGTGGTTTCAAACCCTCTTGACGTGTTGACATATTTTTTTCAAAAAGAATCCGGATTCTCTAGATTCAAAGTAATAGGCATTGCATCCAGTCTTGATTCTAGTAGATTCCGATACCTGATTTCAGAAAAATTGTCCATTCCTAACTCTTCAATTTTGGATGCTTTAGTTCTAGGCGAACACGGGGATTCTATGGTTCCGATATTCTCAAAAGTTAGAGTTAACGGAACATCTTTGTCTTCAATGCTAGATGATGATGAAAAATCTGTGATTTCTAATAAAGTCAAAAATTATTGGCTAGAACTAAGAAAGTTCAAAAGCAGATCCCAATTTGGAATTGCAAAAAATACTTTTGATGTTATTGAGGCTATCGTCAATAAAAAAGAATTATCTTTTCCCGCTTCTGTTGTTCTTGATGGTGAATATGGGCAAAGTAATGTTGCAATGGGAGTGCCTGTACGAATAAATGGCCATGGACTTTTTGAAATAGAACAAATCGAGCTCGATGAATCTGAAACCGAACAACTGGCCAACTCTTCTAAAAAGATTCAAAATCAAATAAATTCTGTTTTAAGTTAA
- a CDS encoding cysteine synthase family protein, which yields MTTVTDTDVLSRVGNTPLVKLNSLSHNNTEYFAKLEGHNPFGSVKDRAAYWMIKDGEERGILTKGKSIIIEPTSGNTGIALTGIANVLGYKVEIVIPEKASNETKDIIRNLGAKVFETSDDLCPKVGAGTDQSIALATSIASSRPDTYYSPNQYANEANFKGHYVGTGPEIWKQTAGKVTHFFTGVGTGGTITGIGTFLKEKNPNVKIIGCQPQQNHLIQGWRNFEESAKPDLFLKRENVVDDWVSVDNKEAFSVVKEVLEKDRLLISPSSAAVYACMKKYPVEDNACVVGIFADDGRKFKSVYASQNVMSEEEFENALNEAQHMSVLAY from the coding sequence ATGACTACTGTCACTGATACAGATGTCCTAAGTCGTGTGGGCAACACTCCTCTTGTAAAACTGAATTCTCTTTCACACAACAATACTGAATATTTTGCAAAATTGGAAGGCCATAACCCATTCGGTTCAGTAAAGGATAGAGCGGCCTACTGGATGATCAAAGATGGTGAAGAGAGAGGGATTTTAACAAAAGGAAAAAGCATCATCATAGAACCCACTTCCGGAAACACAGGAATTGCGTTAACTGGTATTGCAAATGTGTTGGGGTACAAAGTTGAGATTGTGATTCCAGAAAAAGCCAGCAATGAAACCAAAGATATCATTAGAAATCTTGGTGCTAAAGTGTTTGAGACAAGCGATGATTTATGCCCTAAAGTTGGGGCCGGAACCGATCAAAGCATTGCCCTAGCGACATCTATTGCTTCCTCAAGGCCTGACACTTACTACTCTCCAAATCAATATGCTAATGAAGCAAATTTCAAAGGACATTATGTTGGCACAGGTCCTGAAATTTGGAAACAAACTGCTGGGAAAGTAACTCATTTTTTTACAGGTGTAGGTACTGGAGGAACCATTACTGGCATTGGGACTTTTCTTAAAGAAAAAAACCCTAATGTCAAAATTATTGGTTGTCAACCACAACAAAATCATTTGATACAAGGTTGGAGGAATTTTGAAGAGTCTGCTAAACCTGATTTATTTTTAAAAAGAGAAAATGTGGTGGATGATTGGGTATCTGTTGACAATAAAGAAGCATTTTCTGTAGTAAAAGAGGTACTCGAAAAAGATCGACTCTTGATTAGTCCTTCCTCTGCTGCAGTCTATGCGTGCATGAAAAAATATCCTGTTGAGGACAATGCATGCGTGGTGGGAATTTTTGCAGATGATGGAAGAAAATTCAAAAGTGTTTACGCATCACAAAATGTCATGTCTGAAGAAGAATTTGAAAATGCTCTGAATGAAGCACAACATATGTCTGTCTTGGCCTATTAG
- the cofE gene encoding coenzyme F420-0:L-glutamate ligase: protein MQIIPIFIEKEIEPSDNISELIIKSSELNNGDIIVIAQKIISKQEGRTVRLSDIVPSLLSQGIASQYQKDPRLIELILSETKRIVRMKNGIIIVETKNGFICANAGIDESNVKEGHATMLPINSDISAESIRYNILKQTNKNVAVIISDTFGRPFRMGQTNCAIGISGLNPIIDYAGTLDSFQKILRVTAIAVADELSSAAELVMGKSLKSPIAIIRGYPFKIEEHVIDELIRPEHEDLFR from the coding sequence TTGCAAATCATTCCAATCTTTATTGAAAAAGAAATTGAACCCTCTGACAATATCTCTGAGTTAATCATAAAATCTTCTGAACTGAACAATGGAGATATTATTGTAATTGCACAAAAAATAATCTCAAAACAAGAAGGAAGAACTGTCCGTTTATCTGATATTGTGCCTTCTTTACTGTCTCAAGGAATTGCCTCTCAATATCAAAAAGATCCACGATTAATTGAATTAATTTTATCTGAAACAAAAAGAATTGTCAGAATGAAAAATGGGATAATTATAGTTGAAACAAAAAATGGTTTCATTTGTGCAAATGCAGGCATTGATGAAAGCAACGTAAAAGAAGGACATGCTACCATGTTGCCGATTAACTCTGATATCTCTGCAGAATCAATTCGTTACAATATTTTAAAACAAACTAACAAAAATGTAGCAGTAATCATTTCTGATACGTTTGGCCGTCCTTTTCGTATGGGTCAAACTAATTGTGCAATTGGTATTTCTGGATTAAATCCTATAATTGATTATGCTGGAACTCTTGATTCATTTCAAAAAATTTTACGTGTCACTGCAATTGCTGTAGCTGACGAGCTTTCTTCTGCAGCAGAATTGGTGATGGGAAAATCACTGAAATCTCCAATTGCAATAATACGTGGCTACCCATTTAAAATTGAAGAACATGTTATTGATGAGTTAATTCGTCCAGAACACGAAGATCTTTTTAGATGA
- the trxB gene encoding thioredoxin-disulfide reductase codes for MMAADASATVLETNDSDPMKPDKTKTKFDVIIIGAGPSGYTAGIYCSRAGYDTLILSGILPGGQLVNTTEVENYPGFENGIIGPDLMIEMRKQTQRMGTTIIDDEAVDVDFRRKPFKVLTASEEYEGRAIIIATGANPRKMGLEGEQKFAGKGVSYCATCDGPFFRNQEIIVVGGGDSAIEEATFLTKFGSTIHIVHRRGELRASKVMQERAMNNEKIKFHWDSVVTDIKGDQKMQQVILKNLKTNEETAIDAGGLFVAIGHEPNTKLFKDQIDLDKEGYVVLKNKTHTNVEGVFAAGDVHDRNYRQAITAAGFGCMAAIDVDKYLTESADKKE; via the coding sequence ATGATGGCAGCAGATGCGAGTGCAACAGTTCTAGAAACAAATGACAGCGATCCAATGAAGCCAGACAAAACAAAAACAAAATTTGATGTAATCATTATAGGTGCAGGACCTTCTGGATACACAGCAGGGATTTATTGCTCCAGAGCAGGTTATGACACATTAATTTTATCAGGAATACTTCCCGGAGGTCAACTAGTAAACACGACAGAAGTTGAAAATTATCCAGGATTTGAAAATGGAATAATAGGGCCAGATTTGATGATAGAAATGAGAAAACAAACTCAAAGGATGGGCACCACAATTATTGATGATGAGGCAGTAGATGTTGATTTCAGAAGAAAACCATTCAAAGTTTTAACTGCGTCCGAAGAGTACGAGGGACGTGCAATAATTATTGCAACTGGTGCAAATCCAAGAAAAATGGGATTGGAAGGTGAACAAAAGTTTGCAGGTAAAGGGGTTTCGTATTGTGCCACATGTGATGGGCCATTCTTTAGAAATCAAGAAATAATCGTAGTGGGAGGAGGAGATTCTGCAATTGAAGAAGCCACATTTCTTACAAAATTTGGATCAACTATCCACATCGTACATAGACGAGGAGAGTTACGCGCAAGTAAAGTAATGCAAGAACGTGCAATGAATAATGAGAAAATAAAATTTCACTGGGATTCAGTTGTAACAGATATCAAAGGAGATCAAAAAATGCAGCAGGTGATTTTAAAAAATCTAAAAACAAATGAAGAAACAGCAATTGATGCTGGAGGTCTTTTTGTTGCAATTGGTCATGAACCCAATACAAAATTATTCAAAGACCAAATTGATTTAGACAAGGAAGGGTATGTTGTTTTAAAAAATAAAACCCATACAAATGTTGAAGGTGTTTTTGCAGCAGGAGATGTACATGATAGAAATTATAGGCAGGCAATAACGGCTGCAGGATTTGGATGCATGGCAGCAATTGATGTAGACAAATATCTCACAGAAAGTGCAGATAAGAAAGAATGA
- a CDS encoding universal stress protein, translated as MAVKTKKILVPLDGSKNSIRGLDMAIHIARQSHGIITALSVKSVPGIYAIHPLGFLDFNSMSEIKKTLDEAKVRAAKKGIQLTGKAIAGDPGFDIAKFANNKKNGIDLVVIGARGRSSAKEIFLGSVSNYVLHKSKKPVLIVK; from the coding sequence ATGGCAGTCAAAACTAAAAAGATTCTAGTTCCTCTTGATGGTTCAAAAAACTCCATTCGTGGATTAGATATGGCTATTCATATTGCAAGACAATCTCATGGAATCATCACTGCATTGTCAGTAAAATCCGTACCTGGAATCTATGCTATCCATCCGCTTGGTTTCTTGGATTTTAATTCAATGTCAGAAATAAAAAAGACACTTGATGAAGCAAAAGTAAGGGCTGCAAAAAAAGGAATACAATTAACTGGAAAGGCCATCGCAGGTGATCCGGGCTTTGATATTGCAAAATTTGCAAATAACAAGAAAAACGGAATTGATTTAGTTGTGATTGGGGCTCGTGGGAGAAGTTCTGCCAAGGAGATTTTTCTAGGAAGTGTATCAAATTATGTTTTACACAAATCTAAAAAGCCTGTGTTGATTGTAAAGTGA
- a CDS encoding CBS domain-containing protein, producing MGSTFVNQFMNKNVLTADKSTSLQEAAQSMTKLNVGCVIVTENAKPIGIITERDFVTKVAAEGRPLFTEISEVMSSPLITIEPGETVWEASEMMREELIHKLPVKENDKIVGIITTTDIVKISSVGSDSEMRRICDQILLRMRD from the coding sequence ATGGGCAGTACATTTGTGAATCAATTTATGAATAAAAATGTGCTAACTGCAGACAAATCAACATCATTGCAAGAGGCAGCACAAAGCATGACCAAGTTGAATGTAGGATGTGTCATTGTCACTGAAAATGCCAAACCAATAGGGATAATCACTGAACGGGATTTTGTCACCAAAGTCGCTGCAGAAGGAAGACCGCTGTTTACAGAGATTTCAGAAGTGATGTCATCACCACTAATCACAATAGAGCCAGGAGAAACAGTTTGGGAAGCTTCGGAAATGATGAGAGAAGAATTAATTCATAAACTTCCAGTTAAAGAAAATGACAAAATAGTAGGAATAATCACAACAACAGACATTGTAAAAATTTCTAGTGTCGGATCAGACTCAGAGATGCGCAGAATTTGTGATCAGATTCTCTTAAGAATGAGAGATTGA
- a CDS encoding CBS domain-containing protein, whose translation MDVKNIKLSELITKPITVNPNSTLLKTRESLLKNKVKRVVIVDKKIPVGVITEKDIAKKIYELGSKPIKSVKAKDFIPKKLFTLTRDNSVQECAKLMKKHRISLVIITNKDNTLGGIVTETDLVKAFLTKESTSFKVSKIMKKELITAAPSDPILHVESLLLKYGISRVIIKRNQIPVGIITFRDFVPAKIPQWIAESADPKEVQEYKFKKGLEEIHSNQMSYLFPFHATDIMTVKPITIDMDEDIKTAITLMVKHNISGLPVVKKSKLVGIVTKSDVVAALAE comes from the coding sequence TTGGATGTAAAAAATATAAAATTATCAGAGTTAATCACCAAACCAATCACAGTTAATCCCAACTCCACATTATTAAAAACCAGAGAGAGTCTATTAAAAAACAAAGTGAAAAGAGTAGTTATTGTAGATAAGAAAATACCTGTCGGAGTCATAACTGAGAAAGACATTGCAAAAAAAATTTATGAGTTGGGTTCAAAACCAATCAAATCTGTTAAAGCAAAAGATTTCATTCCCAAGAAATTATTTACATTGACAAGAGATAATTCGGTTCAGGAATGTGCAAAGTTGATGAAAAAACACAGAATCAGCCTTGTAATAATCACTAACAAAGACAACACATTAGGAGGAATTGTGACAGAGACAGATCTTGTAAAAGCATTCCTTACAAAAGAATCAACTTCATTCAAAGTTTCAAAAATAATGAAAAAAGAACTAATTACTGCAGCACCAAGTGACCCTATATTACATGTAGAAAGTCTGCTGTTAAAATATGGAATATCCAGAGTTATTATTAAAAGAAACCAAATTCCAGTAGGGATTATTACATTTAGAGACTTTGTGCCTGCAAAGATACCACAATGGATAGCAGAATCAGCTGATCCTAAAGAAGTTCAAGAATACAAATTCAAAAAAGGGTTGGAAGAAATTCATTCAAATCAAATGAGTTATCTTTTTCCATTTCATGCCACAGACATTATGACGGTAAAACCAATTACAATCGACATGGATGAGGATATTAAAACTGCAATCACCCTGATGGTCAAACACAATATTAGCGGATTGCCAGTAGTTAAAAAATCAAAACTGGTCGGAATAGTTACAAAATCAGACGTAGTTGCAGCATTAGCCGAATAA
- a CDS encoding nucleotidyltransferase domain-containing protein: MKELVEQLTAKYPDEIVSFVLFGSATTGEWVRGKSDIDCIVIIKNKKLCKDIEKYLTDLLLVLDAKYDLKLSETCTAYKKTENPTLDLIFKTENKMMFGQPFYVVSQDQLDLKGFKIRQDIKIEIGTRTIASLGLFLQRIKHTGIILYGKDVRKDIPNTVPAIEKVKASFNAMLLLMMSFVIFPFSPKSAFSHAVKANFWACDDVLFALDKPLSTTKQEVCQILSIFGKSKIDSEHLIKSLEYKKTKDNMVMNKGFVIRYMLKSTKFVYGLYMITLQKLFRI; this comes from the coding sequence ATGAAGGAATTAGTTGAGCAACTAACTGCCAAATACCCTGATGAAATAGTTTCATTTGTTTTGTTTGGCTCTGCAACAACTGGGGAATGGGTGCGTGGAAAATCAGACATTGACTGCATCGTAATTATCAAAAATAAAAAACTCTGCAAAGATATTGAAAAATATCTAACTGATCTATTACTTGTACTTGACGCAAAGTATGATCTAAAGTTATCTGAGACGTGTACTGCCTACAAAAAGACTGAGAATCCTACACTTGATCTAATCTTCAAAACTGAAAACAAGATGATGTTTGGACAGCCATTTTATGTTGTATCTCAAGACCAGCTTGACTTGAAAGGATTCAAGATAAGGCAAGACATCAAAATTGAGATTGGTACTAGGACCATAGCCTCGCTTGGGCTGTTCCTTCAAAGAATAAAACACACTGGAATCATTCTGTATGGCAAAGATGTTCGAAAAGATATTCCAAACACAGTACCTGCAATTGAGAAGGTAAAAGCATCATTTAACGCAATGTTGCTTTTAATGATGAGTTTTGTAATATTTCCGTTCAGTCCAAAGTCTGCATTCTCTCATGCTGTAAAGGCCAATTTCTGGGCATGCGACGATGTGTTATTTGCATTGGATAAACCATTATCTACTACAAAGCAAGAGGTATGCCAGATTCTGTCTATTTTTGGCAAATCAAAAATTGATTCAGAGCATCTAATAAAATCACTAGAATACAAGAAGACTAAAGACAACATGGTGATGAACAAGGGATTTGTAATCCGATACATGCTAAAGAGCACAAAATTTGTGTATGGACTGTATATGATTACACTGCAAAAATTATTTCGAATTTAG
- a CDS encoding sulfurtransferase TusA family protein, whose amino-acid sequence MSESPAKKLDATGLFCPEPVFRTKIEIERMQVGETLTVSADDPAAEDDISRWVTRNGHELLDLSKDGDVITFQIKKVK is encoded by the coding sequence ATGTCTGAATCTCCTGCTAAAAAATTAGACGCGACAGGTTTGTTTTGTCCTGAACCTGTATTCAGAACAAAAATTGAAATTGAAAGAATGCAAGTTGGTGAAACCTTGACCGTATCTGCCGATGATCCTGCTGCAGAAGACGACATATCCAGGTGGGTTACACGAAACGGTCATGAATTATTAGATTTATCAAAAGATGGTGATGTAATTACTTTTCAAATTAAAAAGGTGAAATAA